The stretch of DNA CGTCGAGTAAACATCATTTTCAGTAAAGAATTTGTGTGTTCCTTCTGTTGCGTAGATTTTGTATCCTTTCTCGATTAATTGTTTCGCAGGCGCTAATAAAGCCACTTTAGATTCAATTGGTCCTCCAGAGATTAAAACTGTTTTCTCAGGAATTTCGTAACCTACCGATAACATCGATTTTAATAAAGCTTCTTCTGCTGTATCTCCAATACATCCAACTTCACCTGTAGAAGACATATCTACTGATAAAACTGGGTCAGCACCAGCTAAACGTGTAAATGAGAACTGAGACGCTTTAACACCTACGTAATCTAAATCGTAAACGATTTCTGAGTGTCCTTTTTCAACTTCTAATCCTAATAAAACTTTAGTCGCTTTTTCGATTAAGTTATTTCCTGCCACTTTCGATACGAATGGGAACGAACGAGATGCACGAATATTTGTTTCGATTACACGAACTGTATTGTTTTTCGATAAGAACTGAATGTTCATTGGTCCAGAGATTTCGAAACGTTTTGCAATTTTCGCTGCAACTTTACGCATTTGGCGAATTGTTTCGATATACACTTTTTGAGGTGGATAGTACATTGTTGCATCACCAGAGTGAACTCCAGCAAACTCAACGTGCTCAGAAACTGCGTAATCTACAATTTCTCCGTTTTGGCAAACTGCATCTAACTCGATTTCTTTTGCTCCTTGAACGAATTCAGAAACTACAACTGGATAGTCTGGAGAAACTTCTTTCGCTAATTTTAAGAATGCATCTAATTCTTCTGTATTGGATACGACGTTCATTGCCGCTCCAGATAATACGTATGAAGGACGAATTAACACAGGGAATCCAACTTCTTCTACAAATTGGTGTACTGCTTCTAGAGAAGATAACTCTTTCCAACGTGGTTGGTCAATTCCTAATTCATCTAAGATTTCAGAGAATTTGTGACGATTTTCTGCATCATCAATACGTAAAGGAGAAGTTCCTAAAATATTGATTTTCTCATCGTACAATTTCATTGCTAAGTTGTTTGGAATTTGTCCTCCTGTAGAAATGATTGTTCCATCAGGTTGTTCAAAATCCAAGATATCCATTACACGCTCGAACGATAATTCTTCGAAGTATAAACGGTCTGATTCATCATAATCCGTAGAAACAGTTTCTGGATTATAGTTGATGATGATTGTTTTGTATCCGTTTTTAGATGCTGTTTGAGCAGCATTTACAGAACACCAGTCGAACTCAACTGACGAACCGATACGGTAAACACCAGAACCTAAGATACAAACTGATTTTTCAGTCTCCGTTTCGATATCATTCTCAGTTCCGTGGTATGTTACATATAAGTAATTTGTTTGCGCTGGGAATTCAGCCGCTAACGTATCAATTTGTTTTACAACAGGAACAATTCCAAAGTTTTTACGTAATTCACGAACTGTTAATTCGTTACGGTGAACGTTTGTATTTCCTTTAACTAAAACTGCGATTTGTTGATCAGAGAAACCAGCTAATTTGGCACGTTTAACTAAGTCAGCATCCACTTGTTCAAATCTTTCTAATGCTTCAAATTCTTTCGAAATGTTGAAAATTCTTTCTAAACGTTGTAAGAACCATAAGTCGATCTTCGTTAAATCGTGGATTTTTTCAATTGAATATCCCGCTTTGAACGCTTCTGTGATGGCGTATAAACGCTCATCATTTGGTTCAGCTAACCAAGTATCTAAAGATTCTCCTTCTGGGATAACAAATGAATTGGCTACGAAACCTCTGTGTCCGATGTCTAACATACGAACTCCTTTCTGAATTGCTTCTTCGAAAGAACGTCCGATTGCCATAACCTCACCAACCGATTTCATAGCAGAACCGATGTTACGACGAACGCCGTAGAATTTGTTTAAATCCCAACGAGGTAATTTAACTACACAGTAATCTAACGCTGGTTCGAACATCGCAGATGTTGTTTGCGTCACGCTGTTTTTTAATTCGTATAAAGAGTATCCTAATGCTAATTTAGCTGCTACGAAAGCTAATGGGTAACCCGTAGCTTTAGATGCTAAGGCAGAAGAACGAGATAAACGAGCGTTTACCTCAATTACACGGTATTCTTCAGACGTTGGATCAAATGCGTATTGAATGTTACATTCTCCAACTACACCAAGGTGGCGAATTGTACGAATTGCAACTTCACGTAATTTGTGGTATTCTGAGTTTGTTAATGTTTGAGATGGAGCGATAACGATCGATTCACCGGTGTGAACACCGATTGGATCGAAGTTTTCCATATTACAAACTGTAATACAGTTATCGTATGCATCACGTACCACTTCGT from Faecalibacter sp. LW9 encodes:
- the carB gene encoding carbamoyl-phosphate synthase (glutamine-hydrolyzing) large subunit, whose amino-acid sequence is MLKKDIKKVLVLGSGALKIGQAGEFDYSGSQALKALKEEGIKTVLINPNIATVQTSEGIADEVYFLPVTPYFVEEVIKKEKPDGVLVAFGGQTALNCAVELNKEKIFEKYGVEVLGTQIPVIEATEDRDIFIEKLDQIGVLTARSEAVETVEAAMEAGKRIGFPLIIRAAYALGGLGSGFANNEEELLELVEKAFNYSSQVLVEESLKGWKEIEYEVVRDAYDNCITVCNMENFDPIGVHTGESIVIAPSQTLTNSEYHKLREVAIRTIRHLGVVGECNIQYAFDPTSEEYRVIEVNARLSRSSALASKATGYPLAFVAAKLALGYSLYELKNSVTQTTSAMFEPALDYCVVKLPRWDLNKFYGVRRNIGSAMKSVGEVMAIGRSFEEAIQKGVRMLDIGHRGFVANSFVIPEGESLDTWLAEPNDERLYAITEAFKAGYSIEKIHDLTKIDLWFLQRLERIFNISKEFEALERFEQVDADLVKRAKLAGFSDQQIAVLVKGNTNVHRNELTVRELRKNFGIVPVVKQIDTLAAEFPAQTNYLYVTYHGTENDIETETEKSVCILGSGVYRIGSSVEFDWCSVNAAQTASKNGYKTIIINYNPETVSTDYDESDRLYFEELSFERVMDILDFEQPDGTIISTGGQIPNNLAMKLYDEKINILGTSPLRIDDAENRHKFSEILDELGIDQPRWKELSSLEAVHQFVEEVGFPVLIRPSYVLSGAAMNVVSNTEELDAFLKLAKEVSPDYPVVVSEFVQGAKEIELDAVCQNGEIVDYAVSEHVEFAGVHSGDATMYYPPQKVYIETIRQMRKVAAKIAKRFEISGPMNIQFLSKNNTVRVIETNIRASRSFPFVSKVAGNNLIEKATKVLLGLEVEKGHSEIVYDLDYVGVKASQFSFTRLAGADPVLSVDMSSTGEVGCIGDTAEEALLKSMLSVGYEIPEKTVLISGGPIESKVALLAPAKQLIEKGYKIYATEGTHKFFTENDVYSTLVYWPSDKKEPNVMSYLHDKKIDMVINIPKNLTKAELDNDYQIRRTAVDFNIPLVTNARLASAFINAFTTLTMEDLKIKTWNEYRNK